The Misgurnus anguillicaudatus chromosome 23, ASM2758022v2, whole genome shotgun sequence sequence tgtcacttcaccttttaatgcttaatcctgttctgtacacacacagttcagtaatttacgggactcacaaccgcattctacaaccgaattaactcccgcaaaatgcaggtagtgactACCGCATTTACAGATATTCCACGCTGTGTGTACACAACCGAACTCAACTACTGGTTGTTGACGATGACGTCACGGGACTTCCGCCAATAGCCGTGTAGGGCGCCTGCTagattttacctcagagacaGATTGCAGGATGGCGGAGAGAGGTTTGTTGTGGAGCGAccaagaaacaaaattgttaatTGCAATATGGGcagacaaaaatattcaaagaaaAATGGACAGTACCAAACGAAATAAAATGGTTTTTgaagaaatagcaaaaaaaatgtcagaaaatggTGTTTCAAGAACTGCAAAACAGTGTAGAATAAAACTGAAGGCGTTGAAGACTGATTATTAGGGCTGTTCGCTTCCGGATTTTTTGGAATCGATTCCGATTCCGATTCCTGTTTCTCGAATCGAAAGAATCGATTCCAAGAATCGATACCTCACTGCTATTTTCGATTCTTTTTCTCTACGAACAGTGTCTCACATTGGCCCGTCTTACCGTGCCACACAACGAGAAACACTCTATACCGGGCGTGTCAAAGCGACTGTTGCAAATCCATTTGTCCTTCCTATTAGATGTATTAATTGCGAGTCATAAATAGAACGAGACATTTGCTTAGGGGATTTGTCACGTCGTGCTTCCTGCGTCAGTTAGACAGTGTAAAGACTATGTTCACCATATACATATATGCGgtagattttatttacatgcattcctacacacacacacaatgtttgTGGAtagatttttaatttatttgtggcAGCCTACATATATTTCATCCAATATCATAAAATAGCAAAAATTCCTAAAAGCATTTAAACCTAAAAACAGTTCAGGAACAGACTCATTACACATACAAACTTTTATGCCCTTACACACAGAACACTtcactttttgaaaatatgctcacttcccagctcccatagagttaaacatttgatttttacggttttggcagtaccacttttatcatagtttagcataacccatttaatctgattagaccattagaatcgtgctaaaaaataaccaaagagttttgatatttttcctatttaaaacttgactcttctaaaACAGTCAAgtgttaaataggaaaaatattgagcAACTTTCGTCGTTTTTGAGCatgatgccaatggtccaatctgATTCAATGGATCACGCCAAGCCACGacaaaagtggtaccgccagacccgaagatcaacTGAATgcattccaaaacagtaaaaatgaaatgtttaacactatgggagctgtaaaatgagcacatttccaaaaaagtaGCGTGtccttttaataaataaaactttttttaggcCTTTACACATGGAACCTTTTAGGCCATACACAAAATCTTTTTAGGCCTTTACACATGGAACCTTTTAGGCCTTTACACACGGAACCTTTTAGGCCTTAACACATAAAATCTTTTTTAGGCCTTTACACATGGAACCTTTTAGGCCATACACAAAATCTTTTTAGGCCTTTACACATCGAAACTTTTAGGCCTTTACACATGTAACCTTTTTTTAGGCCTTTACACATTGAACCTTTTAGGCCATACACAAAATCTTTTTAGGCCTTTACACATGGAACCTTTTAGGCCTTTACACATGGAACCTTTTAGGCCATACACAAAATCTGTTTAGGCCTTTACACATGGAACATTTTAGGCCTTAACACAAGGAACCTTGTTTTAGTCCTTAACACAAGGCAACTTTTAGGCCATACACAAAATCTTTTTAGGCCTTTACACATGGAACCTTTTAGGCCTTCACACACGGAACCTTTTAGGATTTAAcacataaaatctttttttaagccTTTACACACGGAACCTTTTAGGCCTTCAcacataaaatctttttttaggcCTTTACACACGGAACCTTTTAGGCCTTCACACACGGAACCTTTTAGGCCTTAAcacataaaatctttttttaagccTTTACACACGGAACCTTTTAGGCCTTCAcacataaaatctttttttaggcCTTTACACACAGAACCGTTTAGGCCTTCAcacataaaatctttttttaggcctttacacacggaaccttttaggccttaacacataaaatctttttttaagccTTTACACACGGAACCTTTTAGGCCTTCACACATAAAATCTTTTCTTAGGCCTTTACACACAGAACCTTTTTAGGCCTCAACACACTCATAACCTAGACCAATTACAtattgtaatgcaaaaacatcaTCCTTTTCACCTGAGAGCTCTTTAGGCAAGAGCGGCGTTTTGAAATAAGCTCGCCAGATTTCGAAAATACACGCTCACTTGGCACAGATGTTGCCATTATGGCCAAGTATTTCTTTGTAAGTGTCTGTAAGTTTGGGAACTTTTGTCCCTGTTCTTTCCAAAAGTCCAATGCCGAAGACATTCTGCTAATATTTGGCTGCGAGAGGTACAATTTCACTTCAGTGATGGTATCCACATTAGTGTTTATTTGCTGTTTTACCTgaaagagatagagagagaaagagaataTAGTGGTGCCTTTTCTCTATGgaacataattaaaaaacacGGACAACAATACATCGATATTAACCTGATTGGCCTAAAACAATACTCTGATTAAGaaactaaaatgtaaacagcGATTACAAATTACCTTAATCCGGCTAAATCATAATCGAAGTAAACGCTAATATAATTAAAGGgaattgttcacccaaaaatgaatattcTTCATCATTTCATCACACTGTTGCTCTAAACCTGTacaagtttctttattctgatgaaaagaaaatattttgataaatgatggcaagcacacagctgattgcaaccattgactttcatagtaggaataaaaaaaagatggaatTCAATAACAcctgtgtgcttatcatcaactatcaaaatatctttttcatcatttatcacaatacttctaaaatattctataaaaaaattgattactGCTGCCCAATGTGCCCATGTAAACGtggttgttttttaaaaagcagtGTAAGAAAAATTTAGCCTATTAATCCCTGAATTCAGTAGAAAAAGACATTCTAATTTTCTCATTTATTAACATTAGGGgtgtgtgacgagacacttagcTCACGAGACCAGAGATTGGGTTCACAAGAACAAGAGAAGCTTTTTGCTGTATTTTAAAGAAATCctcaataataaaaataatgatttgaAAAATATTCGGCTGGTATAGATTGAAATGTTATAACTAATCATCTTGTAATAAATTTCATTTCAGTTCTACTTTGAGTATTAATTATCAAATGCATTAAAAGACAATATACAAGCACTGTAAAAGGTTTTGCTGGATGGCTTCTCTCCTGTTTGATTTCACACGAGTCGCTTCAGACCTTACTCTACATGAATTCTGAGCTTACAGAACTTCTAAATGAGGCTGCACAAGTTTGACCTCCAAAAATTCACTCCTTGCAAGATCTCATTACACATCCCTAATAAACAGTTTTTCCAAGAATGTGATGACAAAATCTAACCTTCGAGTCAAAATCAGACCACACACAACTAGCCCCAGTTTGTTGTATGTGCTGTGAAGTTGTTGCCTCTGGTTGGGATTCCGCATTATGCTGGCTGGCCTCTGATGTCAATGCTCGTATAGCATTTTCTGCATTTGCATCAATGCCGAATGCTACTTTCTTAAACCTAGGATCTAGCAGCATTGACACTGCAAGAAATCTAAAGTTGTACATTTGGCAAATTAAACAACTTCAGTTATAAATtgatacatttctgtgtgtgtgtgtgtgtgtgtgtatacaaaCTAATCTATACAAACCTAGTTGATTCATAGTCACCACACCTTTTGGTCAGGTGCTTGTTTAAAGAGCCTGCAAGCCTATGACCAACAGACTCCGGAGCATACGAGTTTGCCATATTTCTTGTCAGTTTTTGCAGGTTTCGCACCAACACAATCAACTTCGAGGATGTGACATTGCTTTCTGCAGACATTTCCTCTGTCACCTCCAGGAATGGTCTCAGGACCTATACAAAAACAGTTaagataaatataaaacaaacttTGTTTAAAATTAAGGTTAAACAATGGTTTTACTGCAAACAAGCCCCACAAACAAAGtctatatataaaatatgataCAAAGTATGGTCACCTCAATTGCATCAGCCATTGCAGCCCAGTCCTGGGGGAAAAACATGGGTAGGTCCATGTTGCTCATTGCTGCAGAGAGGGGTTCCCGGAGGTTAAAAAACCTCTCTAGCATTAAATAGGTGGAATTCCACCTAGTTTCAACTTCCTGGAGAAGGCGCAGTTGGGGCATTTTCAAGTCTTTCTGCAAGTTGTCTAACTTCTCTTTTGCTGTGCAACTGGATCTAAAAAATCCTACCACTCTCCTCACTTTGGATCTCAAGTCATCAAGTTCAGTGACTGCAGCAAGACTGTCTTTTACAATAAGATTGAGAGTGTGCGCAAAGCATGGCAGATGTCTCATGTTCAATTTTTTTACTGCTGCAACCACATTTGCTCCGTTGTCTGTAGTTACACAAAAAACTTTGTCCTGAAGACCCCACTCCAGAATGATACTGCGGAGGTGTGTAGCTATGGCATCAGCTGTGTGTCTTCCTTCAAATCTAACAAAGAAATAAGATATACTCAGCTCAGATTATTTAttgtaccttttttttctgacagtgtacctgATTTCACATAaaagctttctcccaatatattaatatgcagcttataatgataatgatatgcaaataatatgtgaagaagtagcgttcaataaatgtttttaaaatgcgttaataaatccaaaaCCCAAATGACAGGGCTACATGTCCGTATGGAGGTTTCCaggttaataaaccattgcctaaaagacaaagctggcaattctggctatactttcgttattttaataatttctttattttatttgtagatCACTTGGGGTTATCTGATTTACCTTTtttgcttgtgttttgtttccgtgcacttTACACATATTTGTTCTGCTCCTTGTTACTTCAggccttattttatttaaatttttgtatatattataaacgtaaattcagATCAAttttaagtctgtaaatttaGGATTGCTTTTCTTGTATCAATGTTGTGCTGTTGCGTGCTGGCACATGCAATTTAACGGAACGCTAGGTGCGCTCTGCGTgtcatatttaggagttcatcaaactaaacttatttttttttctttcgaGAGGTgtaagttttaaaaatgtatttaaaacatggTGGATGTcttgttaaaagttaaactacaaaacagttaagctttttatttaaatttcagtgATGACATGAAACATATCTGCACCGAAACTATTTAGGCTATGCCTGACACGACTGTCTCTCTTGTGATTAATAGCCTATTATGGTCgttgttcactttcaaatgattgAAAAgaattcctgaaataaataatataagaatcatcaggtgtttctgtacataaagtgaatacagagattcTCAAAGtcagcaagcaggtatttctgtgcaaaataataaagcattATCTAACGTTTAATTAATTGTATATGAAGTTAGTTTTTATCATtcacagtaacaatcacaaattatatttcatttgtcattttttggTCAAGACTGCTTTGACGCGCCAAAtcgtaaaattaaataaaatggttgaattgtagccggggtttccaaggcaggatcacatttgttatttattaggttttgttatcaaaatgtttttgttatatctttgtgtgatgttctgtagatggTCTAAAtggaattaaaaaatattaagtttCCAAAATGACTTTAACTGATTAGGATACACAGTACTTTACTCTGCATTATTACTCCGGGATTGCAGAAATACATTTCTTAGcagttgaaaaaatatattttacccTTCAACCTCCAGTAATTTGGACTGCAGAGAGAAATCATCAGAAATGTAATGTGCTGTCACAGAAATATATGATTCCATTGCAACAGATGTCCACAGGTCAGTTGTGAGACAGACACTTTGTACAGCCTGAAAAGAAATTGTAaaatgcaaaaattatttttaacctGCTCAATCATTTTGAGCCACTTTGACACAGGAACACATTTAGGTTTttaagaaattaatttaaaaataaatgtttaaatgattGTTTTTTACAATCAATCATAATAGTCACTAGAATGATTAGAAgacattaattttatttaaatgaaaataaaaatgtttctgggcCAAAACCACTCAAAATTATAGAGCAGGCCACATGTAGTCAAAACTGACTGTCACTGTTATTTCAATAAATAAGAATTCTGTCATTTGCATTCATCAGTATATGGTGATTACTAAATGATTAATCAAATTATGAATATAGCCATCTAACATTTTTCATTTAGGAAAgcataaaacaaaacagaatATTGAAATGGGAAAAAATGACAAACAGGAAAAGTTACTCAGACGTACAGTGAGCTGGTCCTTCAGAGCTTGTTTTTCTTTCGAATATCTTTCCAAAATtagttgttttgttgtttgtctGCATGGAATCCTGTACTTTGGATCAAGTGTATTCACGAATGCTCGAAAACCTTTATCTTCCACAACAGATAGTGGCTGCATGTCCTTAATTATGAACTCAATTAACTTTTGATCCAGGTTTTTTTTTGGAAGACTTTGAGCTACAATGAAAGATCATATAAAGAAAACAGTGAGCCAGagaaaagacattttaaatcttGTGCTAAAAATAACCTAAACTAACCCACTAAGAATCAAattacttaactctttccccgccactgatgagttatctcgtcaattaagagaagatatttgcataaaaacAGTGTTCCTGATGACGCTTTACGTTAATATGTAATACCGCAATTACCCACTAGATGGCAGACTTGccccatttataaaaaaaaactgaagctcttttttttactaattttctgatctctaacaaaattccttcacaaaaatgcaattatttcagcttcttgctaatttttttaaagaaaaatacccatatttaaaagtttataagcagagaaaaaatatagataggatagtgtttgtttgtttgaaatcagagggtctgttctttcatttgatatatttgtatgtttatatatttttagaagaatttttttctggaaggcattttggtGAAACaaattttcaactttttttgggcaactttttaaaaaaggctggcggtgaatgagttaagcacTATTATTGACatctttttgtatttttatgggGTAATTATACTGTATTATTTGCTTATTTCCCCTATACCAAATAATCTTAATAATTAGAGTAAACACCTACCAGGGTATGGCATCTTGGCTCCAAACTGTTGTTCAATTGATGGCTGGATCAAACGCTTTTTCGTGGCAGGCGGAGTTTCTCCCTCCGCATCCTCCTTTTGGAATTGcgattagaaaaataaaaacccTTCCTGAGTTAATGCTATGCTACCTAAATCTGACTAAGTTAACCACAATCGTTAGTAATTTATTAAGCAGTTTGATTTACATTCCCGTCTTTTAAACCTTCAAATTAAGATGCTTAAGTGTCTGAGGtaaaattaagattaattagTAATTGTTACCTGATCCTCCTCTGTCACCTCCTTTTTGTGAACGGCCCTAAGATGTTTAATCATTGGGGATGTTGTTTTATTATATGCCAACTTTTTATCGCAAATTTGGCATTTCACTTCATTTTTTGCAGATTCTAAAGTAAAGTAGCGCCAGACTACTGATGCTGACCTTGGAGCCATTTCTTCGCATGAGAGTCGACTCAACTCGACTCGAGTATGTGATTAACTGATTTGATTACAAGTTAACAAGTAGTAAGCTCAAACCCCGCCCAGTAACCGATTCTAAAGATTTCATTGGGTCAGTAACTGCGCTGATTGCCTAATAGAAAGACAGAGCGTGTTTATTATAatctgaaaaccacgcccaccggggaaaacaatccaactgTCTCCATTTACTTTGCGaatgggcgtggttttcagatTATGACGCGTTGCGCGCTGTCTCTAAGGGGAAATAATAATCAGCCTAAGAGAACCATACTCTGTCACCACTGGATCCATTTATTTAGTCTGAACTGAACTTTATTTCTTTTGCAGGGGTCCGTTCTTCGTACGTCGCTTACTACATCCAAGATCAAATGATCAAATTATGATCTTGCTTATTCGGTTCTTTAAACACCCCTGCTGTTGATGATTAGTATGACAGGATTGAATTATCTGAGAATATTGCGCGTTCGTGCACCGCATGAAAAGGCAACACATATCTGATCAGCagcgctgtgattggctggTTGTTACAATGGACAAGAACACGCCCATTTTTAACCCCTGCAGTGCGCGAGCTATGGATAGAAGGTTATTTTGAAAATTTAATGATGCTGAATTTGTAAACCTACCTAAAAGTATTTTTGTACATATAATCACCCAACATAATGTAAactattttgtgaaaatataatcttgatatctttaatattcatGTCAAGATTAAGATCAATGCTtgtaatcaaactttgatgctcctaaagtAGGCCTACTTTAAGtctcttttaaaaacagttaaatgcCTGTTTATAACAGCAACCAAAaaaaagcagaataaataaCAGGTGGTGGTCCTGCATCTTCATGTGATGTCTCTCTCATCTCTTGAGGAAGTTGCTCTTTCTTAAACCCACAGCCAATGCAACACTTTAATAGCTGATAAATTAAATTTGAAttgtagtttattataagatgGTGTTTTCCCCTCTTTTGTGCAGTTGAAAATAATACACCAATACTTTCAGCAGTTTCCAAGAATGTGGTAAATGAAATATGATGTGCAATTAGTGAAAGTAAATGTTATTCTACACCAAAAGATTATAAAGTGcaactctttaaataacaatttATCTTCAATGCACtaaataagtttacttcaattgcAATGTTCTCATATAACTGATTTCTGACTGCAACAATATTAACAGGAGTCCATATTAACTGCTAAGTCTGTACAGAAAGGTGCAGTAAAGAAGATACCcatgtaaaaatgtgtaaaataaaaaaaattgtttattggcatttttttgtcacatgaAAGGGACAGGGTAACATCTTTGTAAAAAGAATTTTAAAGAATAGATAGCATACAAATtactaaataaattattaaatgactttattaaatcaattttcaATAATATTGTCATACGTTTTTCTTGTCATTTgtttaagaataataatcaaaacgtctgctttacaaaaacaagtTCCACAAGTACagcttttttatattatatatattttaaataacatcGTTATATTCAATCTAACCTTTTTTATTACGTgttgaatttgaaaagctcttcaTATTAATCGTGCATCTTACGCAGATTGCGCTCGTATAATGGAGAATACATGAATGCGTCAGACTTTACGTATCACCTCTGATTAAAAAGGTGCGATCTAATCTTGTTTACATGAAGTAAACCTGCTCCCGAGCATCTTACGGACCGGTTGCTATGACAGCAACTTGAGGATGAGCTTCGAAGAACCAAATAATCCAAGATCAAGCCAAATCACCATTAAAATCCAGCTAACGGAGTAATCCACGTACGAAGAACGGAACCATGGCCGCGATTTGTATTAAAAATCAATCTTAAAGAGGAGTCGATTCTCCTTAATGGAATCGATTCCCCTTATGGAATCGATTCCAACCTTTGGAATCGACTCTCGATTCTCAATGCCTCGGAATCGAAGAATCGATTCTTTTTGGAATCGATTCCCAGCCCTActgattataaaaaaattatagacCACAATAATCGTTCTGGGCGGGAGAGGAGAACGTTTAAGTTTTTTGAAGAGATGGATCGGGTTTTGCGGGATAACCCTAGCTGCCACCCAGCATTTGTTTTCGATTCATCATCAGAGATTGACGTTACCGGCGAAGACGTTTCGTCGCCCGAGAGCGATATGGAAAATCCTAACGGTAAGTTCCCGTTAATTGGTTTGCTAATAACAAAATCGTTAACTTTATTATTAGTAACGTCACTCTCACTACTTTGGTGTAGAAGAGTCGACTGTGGAAGTGTGCTCGCCCGGATGTTCAGTCTCTGCAGCGACCTCAGGTAAGATGCAGTCTTTTTAAATCGGCATTTTATGCTTCATAACTGTACGATATAGTGTATCCTTTTACTAgtatgatgtgtgtgtgtgtgtgtgtgtgtgtgtgtgtgtgtgtgtgtgtgtgtgtgtgttcactaggAGGAGAAGAGAGTAGCTGCAGCGCCAGTAATTCAGGTGCATTACAAACAGGTAAccttaattgtctaataaactTGCATATTAGTGAAAATACACACGCATATTCATACATATCCTCCAGTTTCCTTCAAACCAATAGCATCTTTTAATGACATAAGCGTACTTGGGTTAAGTATAATATAAGTTAATTTTTTTGGGCACACACAGTTTACTGCCCCACTTGCACTCATACTGTACTTTTATTGATTCATGCCCGAGCACGCTTTTATCATTAGGACTCAactgttttgaagaaaacactATGTAAAGCACTCTCCCAACACTGGAGCCCATCATGTTAAGTTTGGGGCTTCTATTTTGAGTCGTTTGAGACAGGATGAAACACAGCTCTTTCGCCATGTCTATAATATTGCTTAAATAATCTATTGCTCAGACGTTCACATAATCGTGCTGTGTgcatcagaaggtttttacAGAGGCAGATGAAGTTGAATGACTTGTGCACTCACACTTCCCAAACCGTGCCCGAGCGTGTGTGATCctcaaagcctggtttgtttgacaggTGTGATCGCTCCGTCTGTACCTGGGCATTATTTGGTTAATCGCGCCTAGCCCAGTTGGAGAGGTGGGCTCGGATGCGGAACGCAAAGTGTTAGCGCAAATTGCACAGTTCAAAAGGCAAGATGCCATTTGCGCAAcagttatttaaaggaacacgcagacattttgggattttagcgtattcactgtatcccccagagtaaGATAAGTTCATACATACCTTTATCATCTCTGTGtgtgccgtaactctgtctgacgcacacACAGCTAGAtaagcttagcacaaagactggaagtgaatggctccagctagcacactgctcccaataagtgacaacataacgcaaacattttcctatttatgtgttgtaatttgtatagtcacactgtgtacaaataacaaagtCCTATGAGACatagccatcttttaacagtatacatactgggaactatattctcagaaggcgaagcactgctactttgGCGGAGttatttgctcgcagcacccgagaagcccctggtgaggagcagagagttcggtcacaGTTGCAAGTAGCAGTTCTTCGACTTCTGAGAAAATAGTTTTCCATATATATATACTggtaaaagatggctgtgtctcataggactttgttatttgtacacggtgtgactatacaaatcacaacacataaataggaaaatgttcatgttatttggtcacttattgggagcagtatgctagctggagccattcacttccagactttgttctaagctaggctagcagtGGGTGCATCAGGCAGAGTTACTGCACGCACAGAGAAGATAAAAGTAtctatggacttatctaacggtgaataagctaaaatcccaaaaatGTCGATGTGTTACTAACACTTTATCTACTTTTGTAAAAACCTTCTGATCCACCATAATGGTAAGGTGAA is a genomic window containing:
- the LOC141359449 gene encoding E3 SUMO-protein ligase ZBED1-like, translated to MAPRSASVVWRYFTLESAKNEVKCQICDKKLAYNKTTSPMIKHLRAVHKKEVTEEDQEDAEGETPPATKKRLIQPSIEQQFGAKMPYPAQSLPKKNLDQKLIEFIIKDMQPLSVVEDKGFRAFVNTLDPKYRIPCRQTTKQLILERYSKEKQALKDQLTAVQSVCLTTDLWTSVAMESYISVTAHYISDDFSLQSKLLEVEGFEGRHTADAIATHLRSIILEWGLQDKVFCVTTDNGANVVAAVKKLNMRHLPCFAHTLNLIVKDSLAAVTELDDLRSKVRRVVGFFRSSCTAKEKLDNLQKDLKMPQLRLLQEVETRWNSTYLMLERFFNLREPLSAAMSNMDLPMFFPQDWAAMADAIEVLRPFLEVTEEMSAESNVTSSKLIVLVRNLQKLTRNMANSYAPESVGHRLAGSLNKHLTKRCGDYESTRFLAVSMLLDPRFKKVAFGIDANAENAIRALTSEASQHNAESQPEATTSQHIQQTGASCVWSDFDSKVKQQINTNVDTITEVKLYLSQPNISRMSSALDFWKEQGQKFPNLQTLTKKYLAIMATSVPSERVFSKSGELISKRRSCLKSSQVKRMMFLHYNM